GACAAGGGAAGAGTTGATGTTGTTCGATATCTAGTTGAGGTTGGTTCGTTAATCGATATGAGCCATGCTTTGACAAACCCTTTACTCCGAGCTGCTGACGAGGGACACTACGATGTCGTCGAGTATTTCCTCTCCACCAACATCGATCATCATGCCAGCTACCGAGTTCCCCCGGGAACGCTGATTAACGCTCTAACGGAAGCGAAACAGGGAAAACACCAGGAAGTCGCCGGATTACTGAAGTCTCATGGCTGTCATCGGCCGGTGGAAGGAGTTGACATTCCGCTGTGGGAACCGCCCGCAGATAAGATGAGCAAGCGAACTCCTGTGCCGCAGAAGGACCAAGAAATTATCCAGTATATGGAACAGCGATTCGGGCCTGCCGATAAAAATGCGATCCAGGAGCTGATCCCAGTCATGGAAGGGATCTCAGTCACCATCAACGTCATTCCGCCCAACGAAGTACACCCATTTTTCGTTCTGTTTACCAATGGAATGAGTGACCTGCCAATGAAGGTTTCACCAGGACAGGAAGCTTGGCAGTATGCCGAGCTGGTGATGCATCTGCCTGCCGATTGGGTTCATCCTCGCGATGCAAGTGGCGAATCGGAATGGATGTGGCCGTTTCAGTGGCTTCGCAAGATGGCTTACTATCCGCACCTCAATGACACCTCGTTAGGACGCCCTGCCGCGATCGTTTCGAGCGACGATCCACCGACACCTCTCGGACCCAATACCGAACAAACGTGTCTATTGATGATCCCGGATTTTTCTAATCTCGATCCACCGCTCCAGCGAAGCAACAGTTCCCTGATTCATTTCTTTACCGTTGTCCCGCTCTACACGGAGGAACGGGATTTTGA
The Neorhodopirellula lusitana DNA segment above includes these coding regions:
- a CDS encoding suppressor of fused domain protein; this translates as MSFKIDLRRAVKFGDLELVRKYFEPEDLNCNGYSGNQSLLHYAAIWGTLEVVKFLVGQGAEVSRRAGTYNAPALTYAADKGRVDVVRYLVEVGSLIDMSHALTNPLLRAADEGHYDVVEYFLSTNIDHHASYRVPPGTLINALTEAKQGKHQEVAGLLKSHGCHRPVEGVDIPLWEPPADKMSKRTPVPQKDQEIIQYMEQRFGPADKNAIQELIPVMEGISVTINVIPPNEVHPFFVLFTNGMSDLPMKVSPGQEAWQYAELVMHLPADWVHPRDASGESEWMWPFQWLRKMAYYPHLNDTSLGRPAAIVSSDDPPTPLGPNTEQTCLLMIPDFSNLDPPLQRSNSSLIHFFTVVPLYTEERDFELEHGMRVFFERFAEHQVPMTVAPSRPSFV